Proteins encoded in a region of the Shewanella polaris genome:
- a CDS encoding LysR substrate-binding domain-containing protein, which produces MNLDNLARVDLNLLVILQVLLEEQSVTRAAHRLHVSQSAVSKSLHRLRQTLDDPLFQRTAHGLKPTAHADALRQKLPQILQNLYQLTQPPIFYPENSNRHFSFSMVESAYETLIPYFIGPLLQQAPQIKLDSYVWTEKSMQDLQQGQIDFGIAGRDIHPQTDSNIDQVPEGIESQVLFNDHQVCLVRKNHPILQKVKAGHWDQTHYLNMSHVQVRCEGNDWWALDYHLANLGLHRNLATTVPDFYGAASVCAHTNLIFTLPSSFAHHAQKLYSLVSIPLPFEFMPMAYVFLWHERNNQEPGHKWFRNMIFSSVEKAIANNRITKNDR; this is translated from the coding sequence ATGAATTTAGATAATCTTGCTAGAGTCGATCTTAATCTGCTAGTAATTCTTCAAGTTTTACTTGAAGAGCAAAGCGTTACTCGAGCAGCACATCGGTTACATGTTAGCCAATCAGCTGTCAGTAAAAGCCTTCATCGTTTACGACAAACATTAGACGACCCGCTCTTTCAACGTACAGCACATGGATTAAAACCAACCGCTCATGCAGATGCGTTAAGACAAAAATTACCGCAAATATTACAAAATCTATATCAACTCACTCAACCTCCCATTTTCTATCCAGAAAACAGTAACCGCCATTTTTCTTTCTCAATGGTCGAGAGTGCCTATGAAACACTAATACCCTATTTTATCGGTCCCTTGTTACAGCAAGCCCCGCAAATTAAACTAGACTCTTATGTCTGGACAGAAAAATCGATGCAAGATTTACAACAGGGACAAATCGATTTTGGCATTGCAGGTCGGGACATCCACCCACAAACTGATAGCAACATTGACCAAGTACCAGAAGGTATTGAATCTCAAGTCCTATTTAACGATCATCAAGTTTGCTTGGTGCGTAAAAACCACCCTATTTTACAAAAAGTAAAAGCTGGGCATTGGGATCAAACTCACTATCTTAATATGTCCCATGTACAAGTAAGATGTGAAGGTAATGATTGGTGGGCATTAGACTATCACCTCGCAAACTTAGGATTACATCGTAATTTAGCGACTACAGTGCCAGACTTTTATGGTGCTGCAAGTGTTTGCGCCCATACAAATTTAATCTTTACCTTACCATCGAGCTTTGCACATCATGCTCAAAAACTGTATTCGCTGGTTTCTATTCCTTTGCCTTTTGAGTTTATGCCCATGGCTTATGTATTTTTATGGCATGAGAGAAATAATCAAGAACCAGGACATAAATGGTTTCGCAATATGATTTTCAGTAGTGTCGAAAAAGCCATTGCCAATAATCGTATTACTAAAAATGATCGTTAA
- a CDS encoding multidrug effflux MFS transporter: protein MRRNLLPLLMFMVLLSPLAIDIYLPSMPAMALEYGVSNGEVQSTLVLFLFAMGVGQILIGPLADRFGRRPVALFGIVFYGISSLLGAYAVEFEWLQIARVFQGLAACSTSIVVFSAIRDCYDRKQSVSMYSYLNGAICVVPALAPTLGGLLALQFGWRSTFIFMALYAVLVLFIVGFRFPETRPLNTDSSGPLYRWNRYKPVIGDPHFMFYASCCMIAMASILCYVSYAPVWIIGHLGVSELTFSGLFGLNAAVNIVACFAAPVLIKRIGNRPGVLMALSLMLIAAIVEAAMYFVGPHEGLAGAVAFMAPMMILCVGFAILLGPATSMALSAFGERAGTATAMLGCIQMSGASILTALIQLTDIPAPYAIAVVMGGFSAIFLIIMAMKRLSHLHHEQLQHD from the coding sequence ATGCGTCGTAATTTATTACCACTATTAATGTTTATGGTGCTGTTAAGCCCATTAGCCATTGATATTTATCTCCCATCTATGCCTGCAATGGCATTGGAATATGGTGTTTCTAACGGTGAAGTACAGTCTACTTTAGTGTTGTTTTTGTTTGCTATGGGTGTAGGGCAAATTCTAATTGGCCCATTAGCGGATCGTTTTGGTCGTAGGCCTGTCGCATTATTTGGGATTGTATTCTATGGCATAAGTAGTTTATTAGGTGCTTATGCGGTTGAATTTGAATGGTTGCAGATTGCCCGTGTTTTTCAAGGGTTGGCAGCTTGTTCCACTTCTATTGTAGTATTTAGTGCTATTCGTGATTGTTATGATCGTAAACAAAGTGTATCGATGTACAGTTATCTTAATGGTGCCATTTGTGTTGTTCCTGCCCTCGCACCAACCTTAGGTGGATTGTTAGCCCTGCAATTTGGCTGGCGCTCAACATTTATTTTTATGGCTTTATATGCCGTTTTAGTATTGTTTATTGTAGGATTTCGCTTTCCTGAAACCCGCCCCTTAAATACTGACAGTTCAGGGCCTCTATACCGTTGGAACCGCTATAAACCAGTTATTGGCGATCCTCATTTTATGTTCTACGCCAGTTGTTGCATGATCGCGATGGCATCGATTTTATGTTACGTGTCTTATGCTCCAGTGTGGATAATTGGACATTTAGGTGTTTCAGAACTGACCTTTAGTGGCTTATTTGGCCTTAATGCAGCGGTAAATATTGTGGCTTGTTTTGCCGCTCCAGTGTTGATTAAGCGTATTGGGAATCGACCTGGTGTGCTGATGGCGTTATCGTTAATGTTGATTGCCGCCATTGTCGAAGCTGCGATGTATTTTGTTGGCCCCCATGAAGGATTAGCTGGCGCGGTGGCATTTATGGCTCCCATGATGATTTTGTGTGTTGGTTTTGCCATTTTACTCGGCCCAGCAACCAGTATGGCGTTGTCGGCTTTCGGTGAGCGAGCAGGAACTGCGACGGCAATGTTAGGGTGTATTCAGATGAGTGGCGCGTCAATACTGACGGCATTGATCCAACTAACTGATATACCAGCACCTTATGCGATAGCGGTTGTTATGGGGGGCTTTAGTGCGATATTTTTGATTATTATGGCAATGAAGCGTTTAAGTCACCTACATCATGAACAACTGCAACATGACTAA
- a CDS encoding tRNA-uridine aminocarboxypropyltransferase, giving the protein MKREYCQRCLYPKNSCLCKVIKPMSVVTEVVVLQHPSEVKHAKNTVRLLALALPQIRIVVGESPADFVDLRRYLEEQTKPVYVVYPNEHSQTVAEAGASEAAIIILVDGTWRKAYRMLQLNPWLGDYPSLHLEVEDESQYIIRKAKRSDSLSTLEAAAHTLVALNPNVDVTPIFAVFNAMVQHKLTAMPALVRGRYNVDNIKG; this is encoded by the coding sequence TTGAAACGCGAATACTGTCAACGCTGTTTATATCCCAAAAACTCCTGCCTTTGTAAGGTAATTAAACCTATGTCCGTGGTCACTGAAGTTGTAGTATTACAGCATCCCTCTGAAGTGAAGCATGCTAAAAATACCGTTCGTTTGCTTGCATTGGCCTTGCCTCAAATTCGTATTGTTGTTGGTGAAAGTCCAGCCGATTTTGTTGATTTACGACGCTATCTAGAAGAGCAAACCAAGCCAGTTTATGTGGTTTATCCAAATGAGCACAGCCAAACAGTGGCCGAGGCGGGCGCGAGTGAGGCTGCTATTATTATTTTAGTCGATGGTACTTGGCGTAAGGCGTACCGAATGTTACAGCTTAATCCGTGGTTAGGTGATTATCCGTCGCTTCACCTTGAGGTAGAGGATGAGTCGCAATATATCATTCGTAAAGCGAAACGTAGTGACAGTTTATCAACTTTGGAAGCGGCTGCTCACACGCTGGTTGCATTAAATCCAAATGTGGATGTTACGCCAATATTTGCAGTGTTTAACGCAATGGTGCAACATAAGTTAACGGCTATGCCTGCTCTGGTACGTGGGCGGTATAACGTCGATAACATCAAAGGATAG
- a CDS encoding class I SAM-dependent methyltransferase has protein sequence MSSCPLCHYETVAFHQDKKRPYVRCPQCLLVSVPSAFYLDKIAEKAHYDCHNNDVADAGYQHFLSRTLTPLLAQLTPNAKGLDFGCGEGAVLSKMAAKQGISVANYDLFYHLTPQVLTQQYDFVCLTEVIEHIADAQSLVEQLSQLLLPGGILAVMTKRVPCVDTFANWSYKIDPTHINFYAIETFEWIALQQGWQLEVIDSDVVFFHVPFSSEQLSESPSK, from the coding sequence TTGTCATCTTGTCCTTTATGTCATTATGAAACAGTTGCTTTTCATCAAGATAAAAAACGTCCTTATGTTCGCTGTCCGCAGTGTTTGCTAGTGTCAGTCCCATCAGCATTTTATTTAGATAAAATAGCTGAAAAAGCCCATTATGATTGCCACAATAATGATGTTGCCGATGCTGGTTATCAACATTTTTTATCTCGCACGTTAACCCCGTTATTAGCTCAGCTTACCCCTAACGCAAAAGGATTAGATTTTGGTTGTGGCGAAGGTGCAGTGCTAAGCAAAATGGCGGCTAAGCAAGGGATTAGCGTAGCCAATTATGATTTGTTTTATCACTTAACTCCTCAGGTACTCACCCAACAATATGATTTTGTCTGTTTAACCGAGGTGATAGAGCATATTGCCGATGCGCAGTCGTTAGTGGAGCAATTAAGCCAATTATTGTTACCTGGTGGCATATTGGCGGTGATGACCAAAAGAGTACCTTGCGTAGATACATTTGCAAATTGGTCTTATAAAATTGACCCCACTCACATCAATTTTTATGCGATAGAAACCTTTGAATGGATTGCATTACAACAAGGTTGGCAGCTTGAGGTTATCGACAGTGACGTGGTGTTTTTTCATGTCCCGTTCTCGAGTGAACAGCTGAGTGAATCGCCGAGTAAATAA
- a CDS encoding amidohydrolase has protein sequence MRLTSLALLLTSVFASSVYSTSTVASVPNAAELTAQVESKVITWRRDLHQHPELSNREFRTSKVIEKHLKSLGLEVQTGIAHTGVVAILKGGKPGPLIGLRADMDALPVTEVVDLPFASKATDTYRNQTVGVMHACGHDTHVAMLMGVAENLVKVKDSLAGDVMFIFQPAEEGAPEGEEGGAELMLKQGLFAKRKPDQVFGMHVTSSMPSGMIGLRSGPAMASEDSFTIKVLGRQTHGSRPWGGVDPIVASAQIINSVQTIISRQVDITKAPAVVSFGAINGGIRSNIIPDEVELIGTIRTFDQDMRAEIKVKLAEIATNAAKTLGATATTEIQPGYPVTVNNPELVSKMRPVIASVVGDNMLIEPGLITGAEDFSYYALETPGMFFFLGVTPADQDPSQVASNHSPAFYVDESALKVGVQTMTQVALTALSAAQ, from the coding sequence ATGCGTCTAACATCTCTTGCTTTGCTGCTTACAAGCGTCTTTGCTTCTAGCGTTTACAGTACATCCACCGTGGCTAGTGTGCCCAATGCTGCAGAGTTAACCGCTCAAGTCGAAAGTAAAGTGATTACATGGCGTCGAGATTTACATCAGCATCCCGAGTTATCTAATCGAGAGTTTCGCACCAGTAAAGTGATTGAAAAACACCTCAAATCACTAGGGCTCGAAGTGCAAACTGGTATTGCCCATACAGGTGTAGTGGCAATACTTAAAGGTGGTAAGCCTGGACCATTAATTGGTTTACGTGCCGACATGGATGCACTACCAGTCACGGAAGTGGTTGATTTACCTTTTGCCTCTAAAGCCACTGATACTTATCGAAATCAAACTGTAGGAGTCATGCATGCCTGCGGTCATGACACTCATGTGGCCATGTTGATGGGGGTTGCTGAAAACTTAGTAAAAGTAAAAGACAGCTTGGCAGGTGATGTGATGTTTATTTTCCAACCTGCTGAAGAAGGAGCTCCAGAAGGCGAAGAAGGCGGCGCAGAGTTAATGCTTAAGCAGGGCTTGTTTGCTAAGCGTAAGCCTGATCAAGTGTTTGGTATGCATGTTACATCAAGCATGCCATCGGGTATGATTGGTTTACGTTCAGGCCCCGCTATGGCGAGTGAAGATTCATTTACCATTAAAGTGCTAGGCAGACAAACCCATGGCTCACGTCCTTGGGGCGGAGTTGATCCTATTGTGGCATCAGCGCAAATTATTAACAGTGTACAAACTATTATTAGTCGCCAGGTAGATATTACTAAAGCGCCTGCAGTGGTCAGCTTTGGGGCCATTAATGGCGGTATTCGTTCGAACATTATTCCTGACGAAGTGGAGTTAATCGGTACTATCCGTACATTTGATCAAGATATGCGCGCAGAAATTAAAGTCAAATTGGCTGAAATTGCCACCAATGCGGCTAAAACGCTTGGTGCCACAGCGACAACTGAGATCCAACCTGGTTATCCTGTCACGGTTAATAATCCTGAGTTAGTCAGTAAAATGCGTCCTGTTATTGCTTCTGTGGTGGGTGATAACATGTTAATTGAGCCTGGACTTATCACTGGCGCAGAAGACTTCTCTTACTATGCACTTGAAACGCCAGGTATGTTCTTTTTCTTAGGCGTGACGCCAGCAGACCAAGATCCAAGTCAGGTTGCCAGTAATCATTCACCGGCATTTTATGTAGACGAAAGTGCGCTAAAAGTGGGTGTGCAAACCATGACACAAGTTGCCTTAACCGCATTAAGTGCAGCACAATAA
- a CDS encoding M16 family metallopeptidase: protein MTIGLLSAPTVSATQAEDINSFTLDNGMKIMVLEDSSIPNANMYIFWKVGSRNEVPGITGISHFFEHMMFNGSKKFGPKMFDRTMEAAGGANNAYTTEDMTVYTDWFPANGLKTIFDLEADRIANLDINPVMVESERGVVQSERTTGLENSNWRTIQEALKSVAFAAHPYSWSVIGYESDIAAWTLEDLQQYHKTYYAPNNALVVITGDVKLAEVKALANQYFAPIPAQAPPKAVRTIEPEQKGERRVFVKKESVSTPNIMLAYHVPATSHADYYALDLLASMLSEGNSSRFYQALVDKQLAVAAETYMPMSFDPNLFYVLGVANAGVSAETLEQALIEQINLIATQGVTQQELEKVKNIKLMDFYRTMETINGKANTLGTYELYFGDYTKLFNAPEAYNQVTPADIQRVAQTYLIKANRTVGVLAATEESDK from the coding sequence ATGACCATAGGCCTATTAAGTGCGCCTACGGTGTCAGCGACACAAGCTGAAGACATTAATAGTTTTACCTTAGATAATGGCATGAAGATTATGGTATTGGAGGATAGCTCTATTCCTAATGCCAATATGTATATTTTTTGGAAAGTCGGTTCGCGAAATGAAGTGCCTGGAATTACGGGGATTTCACACTTTTTTGAACACATGATGTTCAATGGTTCTAAAAAGTTTGGTCCGAAAATGTTTGACCGGACGATGGAAGCCGCTGGTGGCGCCAACAATGCTTATACTACTGAAGATATGACAGTGTATACCGATTGGTTTCCAGCAAATGGCTTAAAAACAATTTTCGATTTAGAAGCCGATCGTATCGCCAATTTAGACATCAATCCTGTGATGGTTGAAAGCGAACGTGGCGTGGTGCAGTCAGAACGTACCACTGGGCTTGAAAACTCTAACTGGCGCACTATTCAAGAAGCGCTTAAAAGTGTTGCCTTTGCAGCACATCCATACAGCTGGTCTGTGATTGGTTATGAGTCGGATATTGCGGCTTGGACCTTAGAAGATTTACAGCAATATCATAAAACCTATTATGCCCCTAACAATGCGCTAGTGGTGATTACCGGTGATGTGAAGTTAGCAGAAGTGAAAGCGCTAGCTAACCAGTATTTTGCACCTATTCCTGCTCAAGCTCCGCCAAAAGCGGTACGTACGATAGAACCAGAGCAAAAAGGTGAACGCCGGGTATTTGTTAAAAAAGAGTCGGTGAGCACACCTAACATTATGCTGGCTTACCATGTGCCTGCAACGAGTCACGCTGACTACTATGCATTGGATTTATTGGCGTCGATGTTAAGTGAAGGCAATAGTTCGCGTTTTTATCAGGCATTGGTCGACAAGCAATTAGCCGTTGCGGCTGAAACCTACATGCCGATGTCGTTCGACCCTAATTTGTTTTATGTTTTAGGTGTGGCGAATGCAGGTGTGAGTGCAGAAACCTTAGAACAAGCCTTAATTGAACAAATCAATCTTATTGCTACTCAAGGAGTCACTCAGCAAGAACTTGAAAAAGTGAAAAATATTAAGCTAATGGATTTTTATAGAACCATGGAAACCATTAACGGTAAAGCCAATACCTTAGGGACTTATGAGCTGTATTTTGGCGACTATACAAAACTCTTCAATGCCCCTGAAGCCTATAACCAAGTCACACCGGCTGACATTCAACGTGTGGCACAAACCTACTTAATAAAAGCGAATCGGACTGTCGGTGTGCTCGCTGCTACTGAGGAGTCTGACAAATGA
- a CDS encoding M16 family metallopeptidase produces MKTITHRRIKISLSAIAFACSLSLSGCANTQKTSVDDVVASPSFAMPSYQSVTLDNGLNVKLMVQKEVPLVTIDAVVRAGAVNDVTSGMAYITSQSLMLGAAGQAKADIEQQLDFIGASIDTTADLEGSYIRANMMSKDVDTVLDIFSHVLRQPDFDSTEFDKLKQREIVGLSQQKESPRAVIGRYFNKLVFGEHPYANPVSGNSDTIAKLTVAELRAFHKGYYQPSNMTINVVGDFDVADMTVKLNKAFGDWQATETVIQPDLSQNLPTLTKPRVLLVDKPDAIETTFLIGGLGIRYDNPDYVGLTVVNTILGGRFTSWLNDELRVNAGLTYGARSGFDPYAQSGVFKISTFTKLSTTKEAIDLALKTYARLWEKGIDQATLDSAKAYVKGQFPPKYETSGQLAGLLSDMYLYGFNDDFINQFQAKVDGLTLAETQRLIKQYFPQQNLQFVLIGNADKIAEVAAQYGEVTKVDITATGFGQ; encoded by the coding sequence ATGAAAACCATAACTCACAGACGTATTAAAATATCATTATCGGCTATCGCATTTGCATGTAGTTTAAGCTTAAGTGGTTGTGCGAATACGCAGAAAACTTCAGTTGATGATGTTGTTGCTAGCCCCAGCTTTGCGATGCCGAGTTATCAATCGGTTACGTTAGACAATGGTCTAAACGTTAAGTTGATGGTGCAAAAAGAAGTGCCATTAGTGACCATTGATGCAGTGGTTAGAGCCGGAGCCGTGAATGATGTTACTTCGGGTATGGCTTATATCACCTCACAAAGTTTAATGTTAGGTGCAGCGGGTCAAGCTAAAGCCGACATTGAGCAACAGTTAGACTTTATCGGTGCCAGTATTGATACCACTGCTGATTTAGAAGGCAGTTATATTCGTGCCAATATGATGAGCAAAGATGTTGATACTGTACTCGATATTTTTAGTCATGTATTGCGTCAACCTGACTTTGATAGCACTGAGTTTGATAAGTTAAAGCAGCGTGAAATTGTCGGTTTGTCACAACAAAAAGAAAGCCCTCGAGCCGTGATTGGCCGCTACTTCAATAAGTTAGTTTTTGGTGAGCATCCTTATGCTAATCCGGTATCGGGTAATAGCGATACCATCGCTAAGCTTACCGTGGCCGAGTTACGTGCTTTTCATAAAGGCTATTATCAACCAAGCAATATGACCATTAACGTAGTGGGCGATTTTGATGTTGCCGACATGACCGTTAAGCTTAATAAAGCCTTTGGTGATTGGCAGGCAACAGAAACAGTGATTCAGCCAGATCTAAGCCAAAACTTACCAACATTAACCAAGCCGCGAGTATTGTTGGTCGACAAGCCTGATGCAATTGAAACCACCTTCTTAATTGGTGGTTTAGGTATTCGTTATGACAACCCTGATTATGTTGGTTTAACCGTTGTTAACACTATTTTAGGTGGTCGTTTTACCTCATGGTTAAATGATGAATTGCGCGTTAATGCTGGCTTAACTTACGGTGCTCGTTCTGGTTTTGACCCTTATGCACAATCTGGGGTATTTAAAATCAGTACATTTACTAAGTTATCGACAACCAAAGAAGCGATTGATTTAGCCTTAAAAACCTACGCGCGTTTATGGGAAAAAGGTATTGATCAGGCCACTTTAGATTCTGCTAAAGCCTATGTTAAAGGTCAGTTCCCACCTAAGTACGAAACCAGTGGTCAGTTAGCTGGTTTGTTGTCAGACATGTATTTATATGGCTTTAATGATGATTTTATTAATCAATTTCAAGCCAAGGTTGACGGATTGACGCTAGCAGAGACTCAACGTTTGATTAAGCAATATTTCCCACAACAAAATTTACAGTTTGTATTAATTGGTAATGCGGACAAAATTGCTGAAGTTGCGGCGCAATATGGTGAAGTCACTAAAGTTGATATTACGGCAACAGGATTCGGTCAGTAA
- a CDS encoding DUF2956 domain-containing protein: MKKTLSPETQQDALAIAKATQKPGQAKEQTKLIAAGIEKGIAEYKKREKAKARDRDKARKQQQKNKNMSVSNDDDSDTSYTESESRFNSLTWSLMGLLLLSWALFIAYFFYR; this comes from the coding sequence ATGAAAAAAACGTTATCACCCGAAACCCAGCAAGATGCTTTAGCCATTGCCAAAGCAACTCAAAAACCTGGGCAAGCAAAAGAACAAACCAAGCTGATTGCGGCGGGGATTGAAAAAGGTATTGCGGAATACAAAAAACGTGAAAAAGCCAAAGCTCGCGATCGAGACAAAGCACGCAAACAACAGCAAAAAAACAAAAATATGTCAGTCAGCAATGATGACGATTCCGATACGTCTTATACAGAATCAGAAAGTAGATTCAACTCGCTAACGTGGTCACTAATGGGATTATTACTGTTAAGCTGGGCCTTATTTATCGCTTACTTTTTTTACCGCTAA
- the trmL gene encoding tRNA (uridine(34)/cytosine(34)/5-carboxymethylaminomethyluridine(34)-2'-O)-methyltransferase TrmL: MFHIALYEPEIAPNTGNIIRLCANNGSQLHLIEPLGFDLEEKKLRRAGLDYSDLTTVTRHKNYAEFLEAMAGKRIIVCTTKGSRPHTQIAFQENDVLLFGPETRGLPMDIIDATPLAQRLRIPMTANSRSLNLSNSVAIISYEAWRQLGFVGAE; the protein is encoded by the coding sequence ATGTTTCATATTGCCCTTTATGAACCCGAAATCGCTCCAAATACCGGAAACATCATTCGTCTATGCGCCAACAATGGCTCACAGTTACATTTGATTGAACCGTTAGGTTTTGATCTCGAAGAAAAGAAACTTCGCCGCGCGGGCCTAGACTATTCCGATCTAACCACAGTGACTCGCCATAAAAACTATGCAGAGTTTTTAGAGGCCATGGCAGGTAAACGGATTATAGTCTGTACCACTAAAGGCAGCCGTCCTCACACTCAGATAGCTTTTCAAGAAAATGATGTGTTGTTATTTGGCCCCGAAACCCGTGGACTACCCATGGATATTATTGATGCGACGCCACTTGCACAGCGATTACGTATTCCAATGACCGCCAATAGTCGCAGTTTAAATTTATCAAATTCAGTCGCCATTATTAGTTATGAAGCATGGCGTCAACTAGGTTTTGTAGGCGCTGAGTAA
- a CDS encoding mechanosensitive ion channel family protein encodes MICNFFSHSFSHCYQKALSRLSRWILLWSLVTTVVCLTCFVSTDAQAAPSPDTVKQLIQITDPNSAIDIEIQGSVVNLNGSATEQASKERILQTIAALPDVTQVVDNIHLQPIKPLSLTPLQHDAEQFWDKTLLYLPRLALGLSIFLFLFWLSHPLARLFISPLAWVTKSELIRLVMQRSISVLIILLGLYIFLRLAGLTQFAVAIISSTGVIGLILGFAFKDIAENFISSLLLSVQRPFKLGDVISVEGNLGVVKQVTARATTLVDYDGNHIQIPNSTIYKNVIKNLTANPRMRGHFVIGIGYDASIRKAQDIAMEIMSDHHGVLADPEPQVLIKNLGSSTINLQVYFWVNAETHSVPKVASILMRLLVRAYEANQISLPDDARERIFPQGMQLVTNGHQQDETPLNTTQSTEHNTEKTQESLEDTHNEVSDDISSDTDDIRQQAAQSRDPESGANII; translated from the coding sequence ATGATTTGTAATTTTTTTTCACACAGTTTTTCTCACTGTTATCAAAAAGCACTCTCAAGATTAAGTCGATGGATTCTACTATGGAGTTTAGTCACTACTGTTGTTTGCCTTACCTGCTTTGTATCTACAGATGCTCAGGCAGCGCCCTCGCCTGACACCGTTAAACAACTCATACAGATTACTGATCCAAACAGCGCAATAGACATTGAAATACAAGGCTCTGTGGTCAATCTAAACGGCTCTGCCACGGAGCAAGCGAGTAAAGAGCGTATACTGCAAACCATAGCCGCTTTACCTGATGTGACTCAGGTTGTCGATAACATTCACTTGCAACCTATCAAGCCCTTATCTTTGACTCCCCTGCAACATGATGCTGAGCAATTTTGGGACAAAACCTTACTATATTTACCGCGCTTGGCTTTAGGGCTGTCGATATTCTTATTCCTATTTTGGCTTTCACACCCTTTAGCTCGTTTATTCATTAGCCCCTTAGCTTGGGTAACAAAAAGTGAGTTGATCCGTTTAGTGATGCAGCGCAGCATCAGTGTATTGATTATATTGTTGGGGCTATATATATTCTTGCGTCTTGCGGGCTTAACTCAGTTTGCAGTTGCGATTATTAGCAGCACTGGTGTCATTGGCCTGATTTTAGGTTTTGCCTTTAAAGACATCGCCGAAAACTTTATTTCCAGCTTACTACTCAGTGTACAGCGTCCATTCAAATTAGGTGATGTAATATCCGTTGAGGGGAATTTGGGGGTAGTAAAGCAAGTCACAGCAAGGGCTACCACGTTAGTCGACTACGACGGAAATCATATCCAAATTCCCAATTCCACTATCTATAAAAACGTAATTAAAAATCTTACCGCCAACCCGAGAATGCGTGGCCATTTTGTGATTGGCATTGGCTATGATGCAAGTATCCGCAAGGCTCAGGATATCGCTATGGAGATTATGAGCGATCATCACGGCGTACTCGCAGATCCAGAGCCACAGGTGCTGATAAAAAACCTTGGTTCATCAACGATTAATCTGCAAGTGTATTTTTGGGTCAATGCTGAAACTCACAGTGTTCCAAAAGTGGCTTCAATTCTAATGCGCTTACTGGTGCGCGCTTATGAAGCGAATCAGATCAGCCTGCCTGACGATGCTCGCGAACGCATTTTCCCTCAAGGGATGCAATTGGTAACCAACGGACATCAACAAGATGAAACACCTCTGAATACTACACAAAGTACTGAACACAACACTGAGAAAACTCAAGAGTCATTAGAAGATACCCATAATGAGGTTAGCGATGACATAAGCAGCGATACCGATGATATACGTCAACAAGCTGCACAATCACGAGACCCTGAAAGTGGTGCCAATATTATCTAA
- a CDS encoding YqaE/Pmp3 family membrane protein: MDLLRILIAILLPPLGVFLQVGLSKTLLLNIILTLLGYIPGIVHAVWVIAKR; encoded by the coding sequence ATGGATTTATTGCGTATTTTAATCGCAATTTTACTGCCACCGCTTGGGGTTTTTCTGCAAGTTGGGCTAAGCAAGACCTTATTATTAAACATAATTCTAACTTTGTTAGGCTACATTCCAGGAATTGTGCACGCGGTATGGGTTATTGCCAAACGATAG